One window of the Mycobacterium haemophilum DSM 44634 genome contains the following:
- a CDS encoding SixA phosphatase family protein, whose amino-acid sequence MKDGHRRLVLMRHAKSSYPPGFPDQIADHDRPLAPRGVREAGLAGDWLRANVPAVEEVLCSTATRARETLARSGIEAPVRYTERLYAAAPGTVIEEINAVSDEVTTLLVVGHEPTISAVALALAGAGTNNDAAQRISTKFPTSGIAVLHVAGCWQHLELEGAALVAFHVPR is encoded by the coding sequence ATGAAGGACGGACACCGCCGCCTGGTGCTGATGCGGCATGCGAAGTCGTCGTACCCGCCGGGCTTCCCGGACCAGATAGCCGACCATGACCGGCCACTAGCGCCTCGCGGGGTGCGGGAAGCTGGCCTGGCAGGTGATTGGCTGCGCGCCAACGTGCCTGCTGTCGAGGAAGTGTTGTGTTCGACGGCGACGCGTGCCCGGGAGACCTTGGCACGCAGCGGCATCGAGGCCCCAGTCCGTTACACCGAGCGGCTCTACGCGGCCGCCCCCGGCACGGTCATCGAGGAGATCAACGCGGTCAGCGACGAGGTCACCACGTTGCTCGTCGTTGGTCATGAACCGACGATATCTGCTGTGGCGCTCGCCCTGGCTGGTGCCGGCACCAACAATGATGCCGCCCAACGCATCTCAACGAAGTTCCCGACGTCGGGGATCGCAGTGCTCCATGTAGCCGGTTGCTGGCAACACCTCGAACTAGAAGGTGCCGCGCTGGTCGCCTTCCATGTACCACGCTGA
- a CDS encoding DUF3558 domain-containing protein: MRLRVRGRRSIFTGVAVLVSAALVVTGCSRSVGGTAVKAGSGGVPRNNNSQQLYPNLLKECEVLTTDILAKTVGADPLDIQSTFVGAICRWQAANPAGLIDITRFWFEQGSLANERKVADFLKYKVESRSIAGVDSIVMRPDDPNGACGVASDAAGVVGWWINPQAPGIDACGQAIKLMELTLATNS; this comes from the coding sequence ATGCGGCTCAGGGTGCGGGGTAGGCGAAGCATTTTTACCGGTGTCGCCGTGTTGGTTAGCGCGGCGCTGGTTGTGACCGGTTGCTCGAGGTCAGTTGGGGGTACGGCGGTCAAAGCGGGCTCAGGTGGCGTCCCACGCAACAACAATTCCCAGCAGCTATACCCGAACCTGCTCAAGGAGTGTGAGGTGCTGACCACCGACATCCTGGCGAAGACGGTGGGTGCCGATCCGCTTGACATTCAGAGCACGTTTGTCGGGGCGATCTGCCGGTGGCAGGCGGCCAACCCGGCGGGTCTGATTGACATCACCCGGTTTTGGTTCGAACAGGGCAGCCTCGCCAACGAGCGCAAGGTGGCTGACTTCTTGAAGTACAAGGTCGAGAGTCGTTCGATCGCGGGTGTGGATTCGATTGTGATGCGCCCGGATGACCCGAATGGTGCGTGTGGTGTCGCCAGTGATGCGGCGGGAGTGGTCGGTTGGTGGATCAATCCTCAGGCGCCCGGTATCGACGCCTGTGGGCAGGCCATCAAGCTTATGGAATTAACGTTGGCCACCAACTCCTAA
- a CDS encoding DUF3558 domain-containing protein, with product MRRDVGALALAARGLMALMIVIPTVAGCSNSGSNKSGGTIASTPGNAGGHHGPMFPQCGGISDQTVSQLTKAAGLTNTARNSVGCQWLAGGGILGPHFSFSWYRGSPIGRERKTEELSRASVDDININGHNGFIAIGNESNLGDSLCEVGIQFQDDFIEWSVSFSQKPFPPPCDVAKELTRQSIANSK from the coding sequence GTGCGACGTGACGTGGGGGCGCTGGCCCTGGCGGCTCGGGGGCTGATGGCGCTGATGATTGTGATTCCGACGGTTGCGGGGTGCTCCAATTCAGGCTCCAATAAGTCGGGAGGGACGATAGCGTCGACGCCGGGGAATGCGGGTGGGCATCACGGCCCGATGTTCCCGCAATGCGGCGGCATCAGCGATCAGACAGTGTCGCAGCTGACGAAGGCGGCTGGCCTGACGAACACCGCCCGGAATTCGGTGGGCTGCCAGTGGCTGGCCGGCGGCGGTATCCTCGGCCCGCACTTCTCGTTTTCGTGGTACCGGGGCAGCCCGATCGGGCGTGAACGCAAGACCGAAGAGCTGTCACGGGCGAGCGTCGACGATATCAACATCAACGGCCACAACGGTTTCATTGCGATCGGAAACGAGTCCAACCTGGGCGATTCACTCTGCGAAGTCGGAATCCAGTTCCAGGATGACTTCATCGAATGGTCGGTCAGCTTTAGCCAAAAGCCATTCCCGCCGCCGTGCGACGTAGCTAAGGAACTGACTCGCCAGTCGATTGCGAACTCGAAATGA
- a CDS encoding ABC transporter ATP-binding protein — protein MTVAAAPARSRDFWGSAGRLVKQLVPQRRLSLAVVTLGITGTAIGVIVPRVLGHATDLLFNGVIGRRLPAGISKAQAVAAARARGDNAFADLLSGMNVTPGKGVDFVAVGRTLGLALALYLLSALLIWAQARLLNVTVQRIMVALRSDVEDKVHRLPLSYCDARQRGELLSRVTNDIDNLQSSLSMTLSQLLTSLLSVVAVLAMMVSISPLLALVALLTVPMSLLATRAIARRSQRLFVAQWTSTGRLNAHIEETYSGFTVVKTFGHQAAAREQFHTFNNDVYQASFGAQFCSGLVSPATTFIGNLGYVVVAVLGGLQVATGQITLGNIQAFIQYVRQFNMPLSQVAGMYNTLQSGVASAERVFDLLDEVPEKPDAPPAAELPLPNGQRPRTSGRVEFQHVSFAYCAGTPVIDDLSMVAEPGSTVAIVGPTGAGKTTLVNLLMRFYEVDCGRILIDGVDITMMSRHALRSRIGMVLQDTWLFDGTIAENIAYGRPQASDDEVIAAAKAAYVDRFVHTLPAGYQTRVSGDGGNLSAGEKQLITIARAFLARPQLLILDEATSSVDTRTEALIARATRELRQNRTSFIIAHRLSTIRDADRILVVESGQLVEQGNHAELLARRGAYYRMTQA, from the coding sequence GTGACGGTAGCCGCCGCACCCGCCCGGTCCCGCGACTTCTGGGGTTCGGCTGGACGCTTGGTGAAACAGCTGGTGCCGCAACGTCGGTTAAGCCTCGCGGTGGTCACACTCGGCATCACCGGCACCGCTATCGGGGTCATCGTTCCGCGGGTTCTCGGGCACGCCACCGATCTGCTCTTCAACGGCGTGATCGGGCGACGGCTACCCGCGGGAATCAGCAAAGCGCAGGCGGTCGCCGCAGCCCGGGCCCGTGGCGACAATGCCTTCGCCGACCTATTGTCTGGGATGAACGTAACCCCAGGCAAAGGCGTGGACTTCGTCGCGGTAGGAAGAACGCTAGGACTGGCGTTGGCTCTGTATTTGCTTTCCGCACTGCTGATTTGGGCACAAGCCAGGTTGCTCAACGTCACCGTGCAGCGCATCATGGTCGCGCTGCGTTCCGACGTCGAAGACAAAGTGCACCGGCTGCCGCTGTCCTACTGCGATGCACGGCAGCGCGGTGAGCTGCTGAGCCGGGTCACCAACGATATCGACAACCTCCAATCCTCACTGTCAATGACACTCAGCCAGCTGTTGACGTCACTGTTGAGCGTGGTGGCGGTGCTGGCGATGATGGTGTCGATCTCGCCGTTGCTGGCGCTGGTTGCGTTGCTGACGGTGCCGATGTCGCTACTAGCGACGCGAGCGATCGCGCGACGCTCGCAGCGGCTGTTCGTGGCTCAGTGGACGAGCACCGGACGTCTCAACGCCCATATCGAGGAGACCTACAGCGGGTTCACGGTGGTTAAGACGTTCGGCCACCAGGCTGCAGCGCGAGAACAGTTCCACACCTTCAACAATGACGTGTACCAGGCGAGTTTCGGCGCCCAGTTCTGCTCCGGTCTGGTATCACCGGCAACAACGTTCATTGGCAACTTGGGCTACGTGGTGGTCGCTGTGCTGGGTGGCCTACAGGTAGCCACCGGACAAATCACGCTCGGCAACATCCAGGCCTTCATTCAATACGTCCGGCAATTCAACATGCCGCTGAGCCAGGTGGCGGGAATGTACAACACCCTGCAATCCGGGGTAGCCAGCGCCGAGCGGGTCTTCGACTTGCTCGACGAGGTCCCTGAGAAACCCGACGCACCGCCGGCAGCCGAGCTGCCGCTGCCCAATGGCCAGCGCCCACGTACCAGCGGGCGGGTGGAGTTTCAGCATGTGAGCTTCGCTTACTGCGCGGGCACCCCGGTGATCGACGACCTGTCGATGGTGGCCGAACCGGGCAGCACGGTAGCGATCGTCGGACCGACCGGAGCGGGCAAAACCACCCTGGTGAACCTGCTCATGCGATTCTATGAGGTGGATTGCGGCCGAATCCTGATCGACGGGGTCGACATCACCATGATGAGCAGACATGCGCTGCGCTCACGAATTGGCATGGTGCTGCAAGACACCTGGCTATTCGACGGGACGATCGCGGAAAACATTGCCTACGGACGGCCGCAGGCCAGCGACGACGAGGTGATAGCAGCCGCCAAGGCGGCCTACGTCGACCGGTTTGTCCACACATTGCCGGCGGGCTACCAGACCCGGGTCAGTGGCGACGGCGGCAACCTCAGCGCCGGCGAGAAGCAACTCATCACCATCGCCCGCGCATTTCTGGCCCGGCCGCAGCTGTTAATCCTGGACGAGGCAACCAGTTCGGTCGATACCCGCACCGAGGCCCTCATCGCACGCGCCACCCGCGAGCTTCGCCAGAATCGAACGAGTTTCATTATCGCGCACCGTCTCTCAACGATCCGCGATGCGGACCGCATTCTGGTGGTGGAGTCCGGCCAGCTTGTAGAACAAGGCAATCACGCCGAGCTCCTGGCCCGACGGGGGGCGTATTACCGAATGACGCAAGCCTGA
- a CDS encoding ABC transporter ATP-binding protein encodes MLLALLRQYIRPYRRLVAVLMVLQLISTLASLYLPTVNAAIIDDGVSKGDTATIVRLGMVMLAVTGLQALCSVGAVYFGSRTGMGFGRDLRSAMFDHITTFSERETARFGAPTLLTRTTNDVRQIQYLVQISGTVLVTAPIMCVGGIVMAIHQEAALTWLLLVSVPILAVTNYWISSHMLPLFRSMQSLIDGINRVMRDQLSGIRVVRAFTREPFERARFERANAALSDAALGAGNWQALMLPVTTLTINVSSVALIWFGGLRIDNGQMQVGSLTAFLAYFTQILMAVLMATMTLVVLPRASVCAERITEVLSTRAAVGNPPCPRFPRGGVTGVVRLDDVTFTYPGADRPVLQDISFTALPGTTTAVVGSTGSGKSTLVALICRLYDVTAGAVLVDGVDIRDYHTERLWSAIGLVPQRGYLFSGTVADNLRYGAAPDQVITDEQMWAALRVADADGFVRAHDDGLQMRVAQGGINFSGGQRQRLAIARAVIRRPTIYLFDDAFSALDVHTDSRVRESLREISDNATIIVVTQRISTATQADQVIVVDDGKLAGSGTHESLMADCATYAEFADSQSVSAGAGDAQ; translated from the coding sequence ATGCTCCTGGCACTGCTGCGCCAGTACATCCGGCCGTACCGCCGACTGGTCGCGGTGCTGATGGTGCTGCAGCTGATCAGTACCCTGGCGTCGCTGTATCTCCCGACGGTCAACGCGGCGATCATCGACGACGGCGTCTCCAAAGGCGACACCGCGACCATCGTCAGGCTCGGCATGGTGATGCTGGCGGTCACCGGATTGCAGGCGTTGTGCTCGGTCGGGGCGGTCTACTTCGGCTCCCGGACCGGGATGGGTTTTGGCCGTGACCTGCGCTCGGCGATGTTCGATCACATCACCACGTTCTCCGAGCGCGAGACCGCGCGATTCGGAGCGCCGACGTTGTTGACTCGAACCACCAACGATGTCCGGCAGATCCAGTACTTGGTTCAGATATCCGGCACCGTGCTGGTGACCGCGCCGATCATGTGCGTCGGCGGCATCGTCATGGCCATCCACCAGGAGGCCGCGCTGACCTGGCTGCTGCTGGTCAGCGTCCCGATTTTGGCGGTGACAAACTACTGGATCAGCTCCCATATGCTGCCGCTGTTTCGCAGCATGCAAAGTTTGATCGACGGCATCAATCGGGTGATGCGCGATCAGTTGTCCGGCATCAGGGTGGTCCGGGCGTTCACCCGCGAACCCTTTGAGCGTGCCAGGTTTGAGCGGGCCAATGCCGCGCTCTCGGATGCCGCGCTGGGCGCCGGTAACTGGCAAGCGCTGATGCTGCCAGTCACCACGCTGACCATCAATGTGTCCAGCGTCGCGCTGATCTGGTTCGGCGGGCTGCGCATCGATAACGGCCAGATGCAGGTCGGTTCGCTGACCGCCTTCCTGGCCTACTTCACCCAGATCCTGATGGCGGTGTTGATGGCAACGATGACCTTGGTGGTCTTGCCCCGCGCATCCGTGTGCGCCGAGCGGATCACCGAGGTGCTGTCCACCCGCGCTGCCGTCGGCAACCCGCCATGCCCCCGATTCCCGCGCGGTGGGGTCACCGGCGTAGTGCGCTTGGACGACGTGACGTTCACCTACCCGGGCGCTGACCGTCCAGTGCTGCAGGACATCTCGTTCACCGCACTGCCCGGTACCACGACAGCGGTGGTGGGCAGCACCGGTTCGGGCAAGTCGACGCTGGTGGCGCTGATCTGCCGGCTGTACGACGTGACCGCCGGCGCGGTCCTGGTCGACGGCGTCGACATCCGCGACTACCACACCGAGCGGCTCTGGTCGGCGATCGGGCTGGTGCCCCAACGCGGCTACCTGTTTTCCGGCACCGTCGCCGACAACCTGCGCTACGGCGCGGCCCCCGATCAGGTGATCACCGACGAGCAGATGTGGGCTGCGCTGCGGGTGGCCGACGCCGACGGATTCGTCCGGGCACACGATGACGGACTGCAGATGCGCGTCGCCCAGGGCGGAATCAACTTCTCTGGTGGGCAACGGCAACGGTTGGCCATTGCGCGCGCCGTCATCCGCCGTCCGACCATCTATCTGTTTGACGACGCGTTCTCCGCACTCGACGTACACACCGACTCACGGGTCCGCGAGTCGCTGCGCGAGATATCCGACAATGCCACAATTATCGTTGTAACACAGCGAATTTCGACTGCCACCCAGGCCGACCAAGTGATCGTTGTCGACGACGGGAAACTGGCGGGTTCGGGCACTCATGAGTCACTGATGGCTGACTGCGCTACCTATGCGGAGTTCGCCGACTCGCAGTCGGTCAGTGCCGGCGCCGGAGACGCGCAGTGA
- a CDS encoding HNH endonuclease signature motif containing protein produces MSSGGVVDREAITAAFDALDAAVDGVVALDFDALCAREWLVLLERVERVRRRLPAVEHGVINSLARQATPEELGGRLSHAIAEWTLISRAEAAKRIREAADLGERRAITGEVLAPALAATAAAQRSGRLGAGQVAVIRKFCHGLPGWVDVVTRERAEAHLAKLGSQFRPEHLAGLADRLADCLNPDGTYSDEDRARRRGLTLGNQQADGMTALHGWLTPELRATLEAVLAKLAAPGMCNPVDDTPCVDGVPSQQAIDKDTRSPAQRNHDALNAALRALLCSGKLGQHNGLPASIIVSTTLAELEAAAGKGLTGGDTLLPMSDVIRLARHARHYLAIFDKGKALALYHTKRLASPAQRIVLYAKERGCSAPGCTVPGYYCEVHHVTAYATCRSTDINNLTFGCGPQHRLLQPGGWTTRKNTHGDTEWIPPPHLDHGQPRTNTYWHPEKLLHAGDNDGDEDDDDDAA; encoded by the coding sequence ATGAGCTCGGGCGGTGTGGTTGATCGAGAGGCGATCACGGCGGCCTTTGATGCGTTGGATGCCGCCGTCGATGGTGTGGTCGCGCTGGATTTTGATGCGCTGTGCGCCCGGGAGTGGTTGGTGTTGTTGGAGCGGGTAGAGCGGGTGCGCCGCAGGTTGCCCGCGGTGGAGCATGGCGTGATTAATTCCCTGGCCCGTCAAGCCACCCCCGAAGAGTTGGGCGGTAGGCTCTCGCATGCGATTGCCGAGTGGACGCTGATCAGCCGCGCCGAGGCCGCCAAGCGTATCCGGGAGGCCGCCGATCTGGGTGAGCGGCGCGCGATTACCGGTGAAGTGCTGGCACCGGCGCTGGCGGCTACCGCCGCCGCGCAACGCTCCGGACGGCTGGGCGCCGGCCAGGTGGCGGTGATTCGGAAGTTCTGCCACGGGTTGCCGGGCTGGGTTGATGTGGTGACCCGCGAACGCGCCGAAGCGCATCTTGCGAAACTGGGCTCCCAGTTTCGGCCCGAGCACCTGGCCGGGCTGGCCGATCGGCTCGCCGACTGCCTCAACCCCGACGGCACCTACAGCGACGAGGATCGGGCGCGGCGGCGCGGCTTAACCTTAGGCAACCAGCAAGCCGACGGCATGACGGCGCTGCACGGCTGGCTGACCCCCGAGCTGCGCGCCACCCTGGAAGCTGTGCTGGCCAAGCTGGCCGCGCCGGGCATGTGTAACCCCGTCGATGACACCCCGTGTGTGGACGGCGTGCCTTCGCAACAGGCCATCGACAAAGACACCCGCAGCCCTGCCCAGCGCAATCACGACGCCCTCAACGCGGCGCTGCGCGCCCTGCTGTGCTCGGGAAAACTAGGCCAGCACAATGGGCTACCGGCCTCCATCATTGTGTCCACCACCCTGGCCGAGCTCGAGGCCGCCGCCGGCAAGGGCCTCACCGGCGGCGACACCCTATTGCCCATGAGTGATGTCATCCGCCTAGCGCGGCATGCCCGGCACTATCTGGCGATTTTCGATAAGGGCAAGGCGCTGGCGCTCTACCACACCAAGCGACTCGCCTCCCCCGCGCAGCGAATCGTCTTGTATGCCAAGGAGCGTGGCTGCTCCGCGCCCGGCTGCACAGTACCCGGCTACTACTGCGAAGTGCATCATGTCACCGCCTACGCCACCTGCCGCAGCACCGACATCAACAACCTCACCTTCGGCTGCGGCCCCCAACACCGCCTCCTACAACCCGGCGGCTGGACCACCCGCAAAAACACCCACGGCGACACCGAATGGATCCCACCACCCCACCTCGACCACGGCCAACCCCGCACCAACACCTACTGGCACCCCGAAAAACTCCTGCATGCCGGAGACAACGACGGGGACGAAGACGACGATGACGACGCGGCATAG
- a CDS encoding PPE family protein, whose amino-acid sequence MRAIPAPQTYEQQQSSRTERNNEQSDVSRRVTIRGPIRRFPPEINSANIYAGPGPASLLAAAEAWESVAAQMTSEVFKPFMKVLDTLLAEWSGSSAMQMHQAIGPFFEWLIELEAQLGVIPKEIHRIHEAYLTARKKMVDPKDISANRDAVHQLETDNALGQNTAAIATLEAKYKRYWMDDVHEMTVYELAVLDALSAMTPWGSPPPITIETGSAQEDNIG is encoded by the coding sequence ATGAGGGCAATACCAGCACCGCAAACATACGAACAACAGCAGTCGTCACGAACCGAAAGGAATAACGAACAAAGTGACGTTAGTCGGCGCGTTACCATCAGAGGTCCTATACGGAGATTCCCACCAGAGATCAACTCCGCCAACATATATGCTGGGCCGGGTCCTGCTTCGTTGCTCGCCGCCGCCGAGGCGTGGGAATCCGTAGCTGCGCAGATGACTTCCGAGGTTTTTAAGCCGTTCATGAAAGTGCTCGACACGCTGCTGGCGGAGTGGTCAGGTTCGTCGGCGATGCAGATGCATCAGGCGATCGGTCCGTTTTTTGAGTGGCTGATTGAGCTCGAAGCGCAGCTTGGCGTGATTCCCAAGGAGATCCACCGCATCCACGAGGCCTATTTGACTGCGCGTAAGAAGATGGTGGACCCAAAGGATATTAGCGCTAACCGCGATGCGGTTCATCAGCTGGAGACCGACAACGCGTTGGGGCAAAACACTGCGGCGATCGCGACCCTCGAGGCCAAATACAAGCGGTACTGGATGGACGACGTCCACGAGATGACGGTCTATGAGCTGGCGGTGCTCGACGCGTTGTCAGCGATGACTCCGTGGGGGTCGCCGCCGCCGATCACCATCGAAACCGGGTCAGCCCAGGAGGACAACATCGGTTAG
- a CDS encoding serine/threonine-protein kinase PknH/PknJ, whose product MNDARDSRVGTMFGPYHLKRLLGRGGMGEVYEADHTIKEWTVAVKLMSQTFSNDPIFRERMKREARITGRLHEPHVVPIHDYGDIDGQMYLEMRLIDGTDLDSVLKRFGPLTPPRAVAIITQIASALDAAHAAGVMHRDVKPPNVLLTRDDFAYLVDFGIASATTDEKLTQLGTAVGTWKYMAPERFSNDEVTYRADIYALACVLYECLTGAPPYRADSASTLVTAHLMNPIPQPSTQRSGIPKAFDTVIARGMAKKPEDRYASAGDLALAAHEALSDPDQDHAANIVRRSQEATLPTPAATTAPPRPPTPPQQPPTGYPNWTPTNNWSGLPPYTPPPPRNRNPWPIIAAVAVVLVVIVGAVGIWIVVRPNPKPTLAPAPHPIPAERLSDLLLSPSEIDSIMDSSTMEPGKPITSMDASPVTLSQPACQGALYTSQDPVYAGTGYIGVSGLVSSEPGDNYDHWVNQAVVLFPSADKAKAFLETSAHNWKGCSGKTITVTNKNKTYRWTFAQINGHPPKITVVDTQEGADGWECQRAMGVANNVIVDVNACGYHIDSDQGGQITDKIVERINNQ is encoded by the coding sequence ATGAACGACGCGCGGGACTCGCGGGTGGGGACAATGTTTGGCCCCTATCACCTCAAACGGCTGCTCGGCCGCGGCGGGATGGGCGAAGTCTACGAAGCCGATCACACCATCAAAGAGTGGACAGTAGCAGTCAAACTGATGTCGCAAACCTTCAGCAACGACCCGATATTTCGCGAACGAATGAAACGCGAAGCACGCATCACAGGCCGACTGCATGAGCCCCATGTAGTACCCATCCACGACTACGGCGACATCGACGGGCAAATGTATCTGGAAATGCGCCTCATCGACGGCACCGACCTGGACAGCGTGCTGAAACGGTTCGGCCCACTAACCCCGCCCCGCGCGGTCGCCATCATCACCCAAATCGCCTCAGCCCTTGACGCCGCCCACGCCGCTGGCGTGATGCACCGCGACGTTAAACCCCCTAACGTGCTACTCACCCGCGACGACTTCGCCTACCTAGTCGACTTCGGAATCGCTAGCGCCACCACCGACGAAAAACTCACCCAACTAGGAACCGCGGTCGGCACTTGGAAATATATGGCCCCCGAACGGTTTTCCAACGACGAGGTAACCTACCGGGCCGACATCTACGCACTCGCCTGCGTGCTCTACGAGTGCCTCACCGGCGCCCCACCCTACCGAGCCGACAGCGCCAGCACACTGGTCACCGCCCACCTCATGAACCCCATCCCCCAACCCAGCACCCAACGCTCAGGCATCCCCAAAGCCTTCGACACCGTCATCGCACGCGGCATGGCCAAAAAACCCGAAGACCGCTACGCCAGCGCCGGCGACCTCGCACTAGCCGCCCACGAAGCACTCAGCGACCCCGACCAAGACCACGCCGCCAACATCGTGCGCCGCAGCCAAGAAGCCACCCTGCCCACCCCAGCAGCCACCACCGCACCACCACGTCCACCAACCCCACCGCAACAGCCACCCACCGGCTACCCCAACTGGACGCCAACCAACAACTGGAGCGGCCTACCCCCATACACACCACCACCACCACGCAACCGCAACCCCTGGCCCATCATCGCTGCTGTCGCCGTTGTCCTCGTTGTTATCGTTGGCGCTGTGGGCATCTGGATAGTTGTCAGACCCAATCCCAAACCCACACTTGCACCGGCTCCCCATCCAATACCGGCTGAGCGTCTCAGCGATCTATTGCTGAGCCCCTCAGAAATCGACTCCATCATGGACTCCTCAACCATGGAGCCCGGGAAGCCCATCACGTCGATGGACGCCTCCCCGGTGACGCTGTCACAGCCAGCCTGCCAAGGCGCCCTCTATACCAGTCAGGATCCGGTGTATGCAGGCACCGGCTACATCGGGGTAAGCGGCTTAGTGTCGTCCGAACCCGGAGACAACTACGACCACTGGGTCAACCAAGCCGTGGTGCTCTTTCCGTCGGCGGACAAAGCCAAGGCATTCCTAGAGACGTCGGCACACAACTGGAAAGGCTGCTCCGGCAAGACAATTACCGTCACGAACAAAAACAAGACGTACAGGTGGACGTTTGCACAAATCAACGGCCATCCTCCGAAAATTACGGTGGTGGACACGCAGGAGGGCGCTGACGGCTGGGAGTGCCAACGCGCGATGGGCGTGGCCAACAATGTGATCGTCGACGTGAACGCATGCGGCTACCACATCGACAGCGATCAAGGTGGCCAGATCACCGACAAGATCGTCGAAAGAATCAACAACCAATAG
- a CDS encoding metal-dependent hydrolase family protein, translating to MQSAPRCIAIRADHVFDGYRFHSGPATIMVEDGQIRAVDFAGAVCPPDMPLVDLGESTLLPGLVDAHAHLCWDPTGNPQDLASDPAEVLLRRARRHAEAALTSGITTIRDLGDRDFATLSLRDEYRQGATVGPELVVAGPPLTRTGGHCWYLGGEADSTEALIDAVQERAARGVDWIKVMATGGFTTVGTDPWRPQYDHDQLAAVVAAAHQVGLPVTAHAHATAGIAEALAAGVDGIEHCTFLSENGPQIDVASPDIIAAIVAQGVWCGITIARVHPGMAQHIVSISRDIRRNIRQLMDSGAHVALSTDAGVSPEKPHNVLPHELVDLSRHGFTGTEVLTCATAAAAASCGLGHRKGRIAPGYDADLLAVAGGVDDHDLAGLCDVKAVWRSGTQVPLHPSDGSPSTSPSR from the coding sequence ATGCAGTCCGCACCGCGATGCATTGCGATTCGCGCTGATCACGTGTTCGACGGGTACCGGTTTCACAGCGGACCGGCAACGATCATGGTTGAGGATGGTCAAATCCGGGCAGTCGATTTTGCCGGCGCCGTCTGCCCGCCGGATATGCCTCTGGTGGACCTGGGGGAGTCAACTTTGTTGCCGGGCCTCGTGGATGCGCATGCGCATCTGTGCTGGGACCCCACCGGTAACCCCCAAGATTTGGCTAGCGACCCGGCGGAGGTGCTGCTGCGGCGGGCACGACGGCATGCTGAGGCCGCGCTAACTTCGGGCATCACCACGATTCGCGATCTGGGCGACCGCGACTTTGCGACCTTGTCGCTGCGCGACGAATACCGGCAGGGAGCCACGGTGGGGCCGGAACTGGTGGTTGCCGGGCCGCCATTGACTCGCACCGGTGGGCATTGTTGGTACCTCGGCGGTGAGGCTGATAGCACCGAGGCACTCATTGACGCGGTGCAGGAGCGGGCCGCGCGGGGAGTGGATTGGATCAAGGTGATGGCCACCGGCGGATTTACCACGGTCGGAACCGATCCGTGGCGGCCGCAGTACGACCATGATCAATTGGCCGCGGTGGTTGCGGCGGCTCATCAGGTCGGATTACCGGTGACTGCACACGCACACGCCACCGCTGGGATTGCCGAGGCGCTCGCCGCGGGTGTGGACGGGATCGAACACTGCACCTTCCTCAGCGAAAACGGCCCTCAAATCGATGTCGCCAGTCCGGACATCATTGCAGCGATCGTTGCTCAGGGGGTGTGGTGCGGTATCACGATTGCTCGCGTGCACCCGGGGATGGCGCAGCACATCGTGTCAATCAGCCGGGATATCCGGCGAAATATCCGCCAGCTCATGGATTCTGGTGCGCATGTCGCCTTGTCTACCGATGCTGGTGTCAGCCCGGAAAAACCCCATAACGTGTTACCCCACGAGCTGGTGGATCTGTCCCGACATGGCTTCACCGGCACCGAGGTGCTGACGTGCGCGACGGCCGCGGCCGCTGCCAGCTGTGGACTGGGTCACCGCAAGGGCCGTATCGCACCGGGTTATGACGCTGATCTGCTGGCTGTTGCCGGCGGTGTAGACGATCACGACCTCGCCGGGCTTTGCGACGTCAAAGCCGTCTGGCGCAGTGGAACCCAGGTGCCGCTGCACCCATCCGATGGCAGCCCCAGCACTAGCCCGTCGCGCTGA